The following coding sequences lie in one Mesorhizobium sp. DCY119 genomic window:
- a CDS encoding ROK family protein — MSVAIRHDDLRKRNRAMVIAAVRQAQQPSRTEIAGSTGLSHSTISAISSDLIAEGILLEAKGPEASSQKRGRPQVALELNPDAAEIVTVVLSLNFLSVAIVDYSGEVVSEEERKLETLTMSRDGLIGECVAMVRRQIALRKSAGRRVMRIGMAVQGITDSTSRAMLWTPITAHTHIAFADIIEEATGIPVTVENDCNMIAVALRWRKPERYHNDFIAVLLSHGIGMGMVLKGDLFTGTQSSGGEFGHMIHRPDGALCRCGRRGCVEAYAGNYAIWRKAKQASEDDAPLADISDGDMRMLADVARAGPGPEREAFRKAGEAIGFGLGSLFALIDPAPVAVVGIGATAFDLIEPALREAIDKTAGGQHNKAISFDTEPNELPLIREGSTMQALTFVDQEIFAPGSSPAAAGHKVA; from the coding sequence ATGTCGGTCGCGATCCGTCACGACGATCTGCGCAAGCGCAACCGCGCCATGGTCATTGCCGCCGTGCGCCAGGCGCAACAGCCGTCGCGCACCGAAATCGCCGGCTCGACCGGCCTCAGCCACTCGACCATTTCCGCAATCTCGTCGGACCTCATCGCCGAGGGCATCCTGCTGGAGGCCAAGGGACCCGAGGCGTCGTCACAAAAGCGCGGGCGGCCACAGGTGGCGCTGGAACTGAACCCCGATGCCGCCGAAATCGTCACCGTCGTCCTTTCCCTGAACTTCCTTTCGGTCGCGATCGTCGACTATTCCGGTGAGGTCGTGTCCGAGGAAGAGCGCAAGCTTGAAACGCTAACCATGTCGCGCGACGGCTTGATCGGCGAATGCGTGGCCATGGTGCGCCGGCAGATCGCGCTGCGTAAATCGGCCGGCCGGCGCGTGATGCGCATCGGCATGGCCGTGCAGGGCATCACCGATTCCACCTCCCGAGCCATGCTGTGGACGCCGATCACGGCGCATACCCACATCGCGTTCGCCGACATCATCGAGGAAGCAACCGGCATTCCGGTGACCGTCGAGAACGACTGCAACATGATCGCGGTGGCGCTGAGATGGCGCAAGCCCGAGCGCTACCACAACGACTTCATCGCCGTGCTGCTTTCGCACGGCATCGGCATGGGCATGGTGCTGAAGGGCGACCTCTTCACCGGCACGCAATCCTCCGGCGGCGAGTTCGGCCATATGATCCACCGGCCCGATGGCGCGCTCTGCCGCTGCGGCCGCCGCGGCTGCGTCGAAGCCTATGCCGGCAACTACGCAATATGGCGTAAGGCAAAACAGGCAAGCGAAGACGACGCGCCGCTTGCCGACATCAGCGATGGCGACATGCGCATGCTGGCAGATGTGGCGCGTGCAGGGCCCGGCCCCGAGCGCGAAGCGTTCCGCAAGGCCGGCGAAGCGATCGGCTTCGGCTTGGGAAGCCTGTTCGCGCTGATCGATCCTGCTCCGGTGGCCGTCGTCGGCATCGGCGCGACCGCTTTCGACCTGATCGAGCCGGCGCTGCGCGAAGCGATCGACAAGACCGCCGGCGGCCAGCACAACAAGGCGATTTCCTTCGATACAGAGCCGAACGAGCTACCACTCATCCGCGAGGGCAGCACCATGCAGGCGCTGACCTTTGTCGATCAGGAGATTTTTGCGCCGGGCTCAAGCCCGGCAGCAGCCGGCCACAAGGTTGCCTGA
- the xylF gene encoding D-xylose ABC transporter substrate-binding protein, translating to MKKFATAMLAGVALSMSLGAVAHAKDKIVGVSWSNFQEERWKTDEAAIKAALEASGDKYISADAQSSAAKQLTDVESLISQGANALIILAQDSSAIGPAVEKAVAEGIPVVGYDRLIENKDAFYLTFDNKEVGRMQAKGVFDVKPEGNYVFIKGSGSDPNADFLFAGAMEVLKDAIDSGKIKNVGEAYTDGWLPANAQKNMEQFLTANDNKVDAVVAANDGTAGGAIAALDAQGLAGSVPVSGQDADHAALNRIALGTQTVSVWKDSRELGKTAAEIASQLADGTAMDKIANAVKFDGGPNKVEMTSVFLKPVPVTKDNLNVVIDAGWVSKDVVCQGVKAGSVPACN from the coding sequence ATGAAGAAGTTTGCAACCGCCATGCTGGCGGGTGTTGCGCTGTCCATGTCGCTGGGCGCTGTTGCGCATGCGAAGGACAAGATCGTCGGCGTGTCGTGGTCGAATTTCCAGGAAGAGCGCTGGAAGACCGACGAAGCCGCGATCAAGGCTGCTCTCGAAGCATCCGGCGACAAGTACATTTCCGCTGACGCGCAGTCGTCGGCTGCCAAGCAGCTCACCGACGTCGAAAGCCTGATCAGCCAGGGCGCCAACGCGCTCATCATCCTGGCACAGGATTCGAGCGCCATCGGACCGGCCGTCGAAAAGGCCGTTGCCGAAGGCATTCCGGTTGTCGGCTATGACCGCCTGATCGAAAACAAGGACGCCTTCTACCTGACCTTCGACAACAAGGAAGTCGGGCGCATGCAGGCCAAGGGCGTGTTCGACGTCAAGCCGGAAGGCAACTACGTCTTCATCAAGGGCTCGGGTTCCGATCCGAACGCGGACTTCCTGTTCGCTGGTGCAATGGAAGTGCTCAAGGACGCGATCGACTCGGGCAAGATCAAGAATGTCGGCGAGGCCTATACCGATGGCTGGCTGCCCGCCAACGCGCAGAAGAACATGGAGCAGTTCCTGACCGCCAACGACAACAAGGTCGATGCAGTCGTTGCCGCCAATGACGGCACTGCCGGCGGCGCGATTGCCGCTCTCGACGCCCAGGGCCTGGCCGGCTCGGTTCCGGTTTCGGGACAGGATGCCGACCATGCAGCACTCAACCGCATCGCGCTTGGCACCCAGACCGTTTCGGTGTGGAAGGACTCGCGCGAACTCGGCAAGACTGCAGCCGAAATCGCCTCGCAGCTCGCTGACGGCACCGCGATGGACAAGATCGCGAACGCCGTGAAGTTCGACGGCGGCCCGAACAAGGTCGAGATGACCTCGGTGTTCCTGAAGCCGGTTCCGGTCACCAAGGACAATCTGAACGTCGTCATCGACGCCGGCTGGGTTTCCAAGGACGTCGTCTGCCAGGGCGTGAAGGCAGGTTCGGTTCCGGCCTGCAACTAA
- a CDS encoding sugar ABC transporter permease, which produces MTDVTTSESADRARASELGAVARFLKATELDTRMLGMVGALLVIWIGFHILSNGLFLTPRNLWNLSVQSSSVAVMATGMVLVIVTRNIDLSVGSLLGFVGMIMGVTQAVFLPRVMGFPLGDPSIWVIALAAGLVVGVVIGAFQGFLIAYLGIPAFIVTLGGLLVWRGAAWWVTSGQTVAPMDATFRLMGGGPEGAIGATWSWVIGLVACAAVILMLLSGRRQRKRFKFPLRPVWAETFLGAVTCAVILGAVWVANSYPWPAGTVKKYAEANNITIPEGGLFIAHGIAIPVLMAIAAGIIMTFVTTRTRFGRYVFAIGGNPEAAELAGINTRWVTMKIFMVMGFLAAISAAISTARLNAATNAQGTLDELLVIAAAVIGGTSLAGGVGTVAGAMLGAALMQSLQSGMVLLGVDTPLQNIVVGFVLVVAVWLDTLYRRRVQ; this is translated from the coding sequence ATGACCGACGTGACAACGAGCGAATCTGCGGATCGGGCTCGAGCATCCGAACTCGGCGCTGTCGCCCGGTTTCTCAAGGCCACAGAACTCGATACCCGCATGCTCGGCATGGTCGGCGCGCTCCTGGTTATCTGGATCGGCTTCCATATCCTGTCGAACGGGCTGTTTCTGACGCCCCGCAACCTGTGGAACCTCTCGGTTCAATCATCATCTGTAGCGGTCATGGCCACCGGCATGGTGCTGGTCATCGTTACGCGCAACATCGACCTTTCCGTCGGCTCTCTGCTCGGTTTCGTCGGCATGATCATGGGCGTTACCCAGGCGGTGTTCCTGCCGCGGGTGATGGGCTTTCCGCTCGGCGACCCGTCCATTTGGGTCATTGCGCTGGCTGCCGGCCTCGTCGTCGGCGTGGTGATCGGCGCCTTCCAGGGCTTTCTCATCGCCTATCTCGGCATTCCGGCCTTCATCGTCACGCTCGGCGGCCTGCTCGTCTGGCGCGGTGCGGCGTGGTGGGTCACCAGCGGCCAAACGGTCGCGCCCATGGATGCAACGTTCCGCCTGATGGGCGGCGGGCCTGAGGGCGCGATCGGTGCGACGTGGAGCTGGGTCATCGGCTTGGTCGCGTGTGCCGCCGTCATCCTGATGCTGCTTTCGGGCCGCCGCCAGCGCAAGCGCTTCAAGTTCCCGCTGCGACCGGTCTGGGCCGAAACGTTCCTTGGCGCTGTTACCTGCGCCGTCATCCTCGGCGCCGTCTGGGTCGCCAATTCCTATCCATGGCCGGCAGGCACGGTGAAGAAATATGCCGAGGCCAACAACATAACCATTCCCGAGGGCGGCCTGTTCATCGCCCATGGCATCGCCATTCCGGTGCTGATGGCGATCGCTGCCGGCATCATCATGACCTTCGTCACAACGCGCACCCGCTTCGGCCGCTACGTCTTCGCCATCGGCGGCAACCCTGAAGCGGCTGAACTCGCCGGCATCAACACGCGCTGGGTAACCATGAAGATCTTCATGGTCATGGGCTTCCTCGCTGCCATCAGCGCCGCGATCTCGACCGCGCGCCTGAACGCGGCGACCAACGCGCAAGGAACGCTCGACGAGCTTCTGGTGATCGCGGCAGCCGTCATCGGCGGTACGTCGCTGGCGGGCGGTGTCGGCACGGTCGCCGGCGCTATGCTGGGTGCTGCGCTGATGCAGTCGCTGCAATCGGGCATGGTGCTGCTTGGCGTCGACACGCCGCTGCAGAATATCGTCGTCGGTTTCGTGCTGGTCGTGGCCGTGTGGCTCGACACGCTCTACCGCCGGCGCGTGCAGTAA
- a CDS encoding ATP-binding cassette domain-containing protein, with the protein MDQTSTPLVDMKNISIAFGGIRAVDDASVDLHAGEVVALLGHNGAGKSTLIKILSGAYKRDGGAIFVNGEEVSIGNPRDAKKYGIETIYQTLALADNVDAAANLFLGRELRTAWGTLDDVAMEAEARKVMGRLNPRFQRFKEPVSKLSGGQRQSVAIARAILFNARILIMDEPTAALGPQETAQVGELVKQLKADGIGIFLISHDIHDVFDLADRVCVMKNGQVVGTARTQDVTKDEVLGMIILGKCPPGAIPGPGAMAIAA; encoded by the coding sequence ATGGATCAGACAAGCACCCCGCTCGTCGACATGAAGAACATCTCGATCGCCTTCGGCGGCATTCGCGCCGTGGACGATGCGTCGGTCGATCTCCATGCCGGCGAAGTCGTCGCCCTGCTCGGCCACAATGGCGCCGGTAAATCGACGCTCATCAAGATACTGTCGGGCGCCTACAAGCGCGACGGCGGCGCCATCTTCGTCAATGGCGAGGAAGTCTCGATCGGCAACCCGCGCGATGCCAAGAAATACGGCATCGAGACGATCTACCAGACGCTGGCATTGGCCGACAATGTCGATGCCGCCGCCAATCTGTTCCTGGGCCGCGAGCTCAGGACGGCCTGGGGCACGCTCGATGACGTCGCCATGGAAGCCGAGGCACGCAAGGTGATGGGACGGCTCAATCCGCGCTTCCAGCGCTTCAAGGAGCCGGTGAGCAAGCTTTCGGGCGGCCAGCGTCAGTCCGTGGCGATCGCGCGCGCGATCCTTTTCAACGCCCGCATCCTCATCATGGACGAGCCGACGGCGGCCCTCGGGCCGCAGGAAACCGCGCAGGTCGGCGAACTGGTCAAGCAGCTGAAGGCCGACGGCATCGGCATCTTCCTGATCAGCCACGACATCCATGACGTGTTCGATCTCGCCGACCGCGTTTGTGTCATGAAGAACGGGCAGGTCGTCGGCACCGCGCGCACCCAGGACGTCACCAAGGACGAGGTTCTGGGCATGATCATCCTTGGAAAATGCCCGCCCGGTGCAATCCCGGGACCGGGAGCGATGGCCATCGCTGCCTGA
- a CDS encoding CHASE domain-containing protein — MSNSQARPLKKFLSVAVFLAVAAASLAMAGFAYHSSQEAARFKFAATVDDAMNRIESRLNLHLSLLRSTQALFKVRGREIGRTEFKAFFDALDVENNFKGLRGIGFLEIAKRGDEAQLQQDIRRIGGTEGSIYPPSELEWRTPIVLYEPLSEANISSLGYDMFTEEARRAAIEMAMTSGAPRATARIVLGENTGSAEKVPGFLVFASVDEDEANTGTGGVKPTVSGLVYVAFRTGDLFEAALGSAPLLPVHAEVFDGDASDDNLFYRSPTPPGAAYSEDFRVTRSIVLAGRPWTVRFRPTAGFSEPSSPTIPVMLGLFGLLLAGAIAMVARYQERTYDAVARLHETTEKSLLEKDLMLQEMKHRIKNSITRVLAMARQTAAHATDVNEFSSSFAARLQAMAASQDMLTRSRWQKADLGELLRIELGQVFGKDLPDDMLSGPVVLLNETTTQALGLTFHELATNALKYGEAGNTVAALKVKWRVHEEGGERRLGLTWTESGNKAISPPTRTGFGTKLIDMNITRELYGTIERDYRADGLLVQIDIPLKGLSKTRE; from the coding sequence ATGAGCAATTCGCAGGCCCGGCCCTTGAAGAAATTTCTCTCCGTCGCGGTTTTCCTGGCTGTCGCGGCCGCGAGCCTGGCGATGGCTGGCTTTGCCTATCATTCGTCCCAGGAGGCCGCGCGTTTCAAGTTCGCGGCGACGGTGGACGATGCCATGAACCGCATCGAGAGCCGCCTCAATCTCCACCTTTCGCTGCTGCGTTCCACGCAGGCCCTTTTCAAGGTTCGCGGGCGTGAGATCGGGCGAACGGAATTCAAGGCATTCTTCGATGCGCTCGATGTTGAAAACAACTTCAAGGGCCTGAGGGGCATCGGCTTTCTCGAGATAGCCAAGCGCGGCGATGAAGCTCAGCTCCAGCAGGACATCCGCAGGATCGGGGGCACCGAAGGGTCGATCTACCCGCCATCGGAGCTGGAGTGGCGTACGCCGATAGTGCTCTACGAGCCGTTGAGTGAGGCCAACATATCCAGCCTCGGCTACGATATGTTCACGGAGGAAGCGCGGCGCGCTGCCATCGAAATGGCAATGACCAGCGGAGCGCCCCGCGCAACCGCACGGATCGTTCTCGGCGAGAATACCGGTTCGGCAGAAAAGGTGCCCGGGTTCCTGGTGTTTGCAAGCGTGGACGAAGATGAGGCGAATACCGGCACCGGAGGCGTCAAGCCAACCGTCTCGGGACTGGTCTATGTCGCGTTCCGCACCGGCGATTTGTTCGAGGCGGCGCTCGGCTCGGCTCCGCTATTGCCGGTTCATGCTGAAGTCTTCGACGGCGACGCCAGCGACGACAATCTGTTCTACCGCTCGCCGACGCCCCCGGGCGCTGCCTACAGCGAAGATTTTCGCGTGACGCGCAGCATCGTGCTGGCTGGCCGGCCCTGGACGGTCCGCTTCCGCCCGACCGCGGGGTTCTCTGAGCCGTCCTCGCCGACAATTCCGGTCATGCTCGGCCTGTTCGGGCTTCTGCTCGCCGGCGCGATTGCGATGGTCGCACGCTATCAGGAACGCACCTACGATGCCGTCGCGCGCCTGCATGAGACGACCGAAAAGAGCCTGCTGGAAAAGGATCTGATGCTTCAGGAAATGAAGCATCGCATCAAGAATTCCATCACGCGGGTTCTGGCGATGGCGCGGCAGACGGCGGCGCACGCGACCGATGTCAACGAGTTCTCCTCGTCCTTTGCCGCGCGGCTTCAGGCGATGGCCGCCTCGCAGGACATGCTGACGCGCTCTCGCTGGCAGAAGGCGGATCTCGGCGAACTCCTGCGCATCGAACTCGGGCAGGTCTTCGGCAAGGATCTGCCCGATGACATGCTGTCGGGCCCGGTCGTGCTCCTGAACGAAACCACGACGCAGGCGCTCGGCCTGACATTCCACGAGCTTGCCACCAACGCGCTGAAATATGGCGAGGCCGGCAACACGGTTGCTGCGTTGAAAGTGAAGTGGCGGGTTCATGAAGAAGGCGGCGAACGACGCCTCGGCCTGACCTGGACGGAAAGCGGCAACAAGGCGATCTCGCCGCCGACAAGAACGGGGTTCGGCACCAAGCTCATCGATATGAACATAACCCGGGAACTCTACGGCACCATCGAACGCGATTATCGCGCCGACGGCCTTCTGGTTCAGATCGATATCCCGCTGAAAGGTCTTTCAAAGACCAGGGAGTGA
- a CDS encoding PAS domain-containing sensor histidine kinase — protein MAPSAEESSPLGRSLLHALRNTGISVIYQDRNLNIVWTQNLPAPWSPSEVVGRTDSDFLPALQAERMISAKRAAVATTNPQTLVLDIPDKEGSRWFDIWIDADKGATGEVLGVITTVVEVTEQKRREQTLKTLLRELSHRSKNLLAIIQSIATQTGRYSGTIDTFLSRFRGRLQSLASSQDLITSSNWRGADLRELVTSQVGRYSPGASRSVVFDGVNPYLNPNAALHIGLALHELTVNSVSYGALSRPGGVVTVSARPVKDDTALSFSWTETIGPEVRDMGAKKFGSVALERVVPASMNGTANLAIKDDTLEYRLEIPAGSFEIE, from the coding sequence TTGGCCCCCTCCGCAGAAGAAAGCTCCCCGCTTGGTAGAAGCCTTCTTCATGCGTTGCGCAACACCGGAATTTCCGTCATCTACCAGGATCGGAACCTGAATATCGTCTGGACGCAGAACCTGCCGGCGCCCTGGTCGCCGAGCGAGGTCGTCGGACGCACCGACAGCGATTTTCTTCCCGCACTTCAAGCAGAACGGATGATTTCCGCAAAGCGCGCGGCGGTGGCAACCACAAATCCTCAAACACTCGTGCTCGATATTCCCGACAAGGAAGGATCTCGATGGTTCGATATCTGGATTGATGCCGACAAGGGCGCGACCGGCGAGGTTCTTGGCGTCATAACCACGGTTGTGGAAGTGACGGAACAGAAACGGCGGGAACAGACGCTCAAGACATTGCTTCGGGAACTGAGCCATCGCTCGAAGAACCTGCTCGCCATCATCCAGAGCATCGCAACCCAGACCGGACGCTACTCAGGCACGATCGACACCTTTCTGTCGCGCTTTCGGGGCCGCCTGCAATCGCTGGCCTCTTCGCAGGACCTGATAACCTCGTCGAACTGGCGCGGTGCGGATCTGCGTGAGCTGGTGACCAGCCAGGTCGGGCGCTATAGCCCGGGAGCGTCCCGCTCGGTCGTCTTCGACGGCGTAAATCCCTATCTCAATCCCAATGCAGCACTTCATATCGGCCTCGCGCTGCATGAATTGACGGTAAATTCGGTAAGTTATGGAGCCCTTTCACGGCCTGGCGGCGTCGTCACGGTCTCTGCCCGCCCGGTAAAGGACGACACTGCCCTATCCTTTTCCTGGACCGAAACAATCGGTCCGGAAGTCAGGGATATGGGCGCAAAAAAGTTCGGCAGCGTGGCGCTTGAGCGCGTCGTCCCAGCTTCCATGAACGGCACGGCGAACCTGGCGATCAAGGACGATACGCTCGAATACCGGCTCGAGATTCCCGCCGGCAGCTTCGAGATAGAGTAG
- a CDS encoding DUF1328 domain-containing protein, with product MLYWALVFLVVAIIAGALGFGGIAGTSAGIAQILFFIFLAFLVISLIAGLFRRA from the coding sequence ATGTTGTACTGGGCCCTTGTATTCCTTGTCGTAGCCATCATTGCCGGCGCGCTCGGCTTTGGCGGTATTGCCGGCACTTCGGCCGGTATTGCGCAGATTCTGTTCTTCATTTTCCTGGCGTTCCTCGTGATCTCGCTGATCGCGGGCCTTTTCCGCCGCGCATAG
- a CDS encoding response regulator, translated as MSLSATIAPHLPFLRRFSRAVSGSQQSGDALVAAVLEAIIADISIFPEASNDRIALYKVFTKLFTSIAIRVPQEETNSAWEQRAAANLTALSPLPRQAFLLVAVEGFTNEESAEILGVTEEKFVELLTQASNEISRQVATDILIIEDEPLIAMDIEEMVESLGHRVVGTARTHTEATAMFNKARPKMVLADIQLADGSSGIDAVNEILTTAAVPVIFITAFPERLLTGERPEPAFLVTKPFNPDMVKALISQALFFDRQAKAAA; from the coding sequence ATGAGTCTATCTGCAACAATTGCCCCGCATTTGCCTTTCCTCCGGCGTTTTTCCCGTGCGGTTTCCGGATCGCAGCAGAGCGGCGATGCGCTGGTAGCGGCGGTTCTAGAGGCGATCATTGCCGATATAAGCATTTTCCCTGAGGCTTCAAACGATCGCATCGCGCTCTACAAGGTCTTCACGAAGCTGTTCACGTCGATCGCCATCCGCGTACCGCAGGAGGAAACCAACTCCGCGTGGGAACAGCGCGCCGCCGCCAACCTCACCGCGCTGTCGCCATTGCCGCGCCAGGCCTTCCTGCTGGTTGCGGTCGAAGGCTTCACCAATGAGGAAAGCGCCGAAATCCTTGGCGTTACCGAGGAGAAGTTCGTCGAACTGCTGACCCAGGCCAGCAACGAGATTTCGCGGCAGGTTGCTACCGACATCCTCATCATCGAGGACGAGCCGCTGATCGCCATGGACATCGAGGAGATGGTCGAGAGCCTTGGCCACCGTGTCGTCGGCACCGCACGCACGCACACCGAGGCTACGGCGATGTTCAACAAGGCGCGGCCGAAAATGGTGCTGGCGGATATCCAGCTGGCCGATGGCAGCTCGGGCATCGACGCCGTCAACGAAATCCTGACCACCGCCGCCGTGCCGGTCATCTTCATCACCGCCTTCCCCGAGCGCCTGCTGACAGGCGAGCGACCGGAGCCGGCATTCCTCGTCACCAAGCCGTTCAATCCTGATATGGTCAAGGCACTGATCAGCCAGGCGCTGTTCTTTGACCGGCAGGCGAAAGCGGCCGCATAG
- a CDS encoding NepR family anti-sigma factor — protein MTKQKTGTEPVDRRRNGSGDPLGTNSEIGRKLKQYYDELVSDEVPDRFAQLLSQLEQAEPLQKKG, from the coding sequence ATGACCAAGCAAAAGACCGGGACAGAACCCGTCGATCGGCGCCGAAACGGGTCAGGTGATCCACTCGGAACCAACTCGGAAATTGGCCGCAAACTCAAGCAATATTATGACGAACTGGTCTCCGACGAGGTGCCGGATCGTTTCGCTCAGCTGCTTAGCCAGCTGGAACAGGCTGAACCTCTTCAGAAGAAGGGTTGA
- a CDS encoding RNA polymerase sigma factor has protein sequence MAVSPAFKTELLATIPNLRAFAVSLTQSADKADDLVQETLVKAWDKHESFQMGTNLKAWLFTILRNEFYSQMRKRGREVQDSDGVMTERLAVHPSQHGMLDLKDFRGALEQLPEDQREAIILIGASGFSYEEAAEICGCAVGTIKSRVSRARNRLQEILDISGEAEFGPDAISAQVMGSNAA, from the coding sequence ATGGCCGTTTCTCCGGCATTCAAGACGGAACTGCTCGCGACCATCCCGAACCTGCGCGCCTTTGCCGTTTCCCTTACCCAGAGCGCTGACAAGGCCGACGATCTGGTGCAGGAAACGCTCGTTAAGGCATGGGACAAGCATGAGAGTTTCCAGATGGGAACCAATCTCAAGGCCTGGCTCTTCACCATTTTGCGCAACGAATTCTATTCGCAGATGCGCAAGCGCGGACGTGAAGTGCAGGACAGCGACGGTGTGATGACCGAGCGCCTGGCGGTTCACCCCAGCCAGCATGGCATGCTCGATCTCAAGGATTTCCGCGGTGCGCTGGAACAGCTTCCGGAAGACCAGCGTGAGGCGATCATCCTGATCGGCGCATCCGGGTTTTCCTATGAGGAAGCGGCAGAAATCTGCGGCTGTGCCGTCGGCACCATCAAGAGCCGCGTCAGCCGTGCAAGAAACCGCCTTCAGGAAATCCTGGACATATCCGGTGAGGCCGAGTTCGGGCCGGACGCGATCTCGGCGCAGGTCATGGGCTCAAACGCCGCTTGA
- a CDS encoding response regulator: MANLLSGMRILILEDEFLIAMDVEQLCRDNGAADAVIARNLDEIDEEQASKDFDAAILDVMLGGASTLPFAKKIHENGVPFIFASGYADVDEIFTAFPGVLVVGKPYSGTDLIEALAATAGRLPGSSGV, from the coding sequence TTGGCAAATTTGCTTTCCGGTATGCGCATCCTGATCCTTGAGGACGAGTTCCTCATTGCGATGGATGTCGAACAGCTGTGCCGGGACAATGGCGCTGCAGATGCAGTGATTGCCCGCAACCTTGACGAGATCGACGAGGAGCAGGCATCGAAAGACTTCGATGCCGCGATCCTCGACGTCATGCTCGGAGGTGCCTCGACACTGCCTTTCGCGAAGAAAATCCATGAGAACGGCGTGCCGTTCATCTTTGCGTCGGGCTATGCGGATGTCGATGAAATCTTTACCGCCTTTCCCGGCGTCCTCGTCGTCGGCAAACCCTATTCCGGCACCGACCTGATCGAGGCGCTGGCAGCGACCGCCGGCCGCCTGCCTGGTTCAAGCGGCGTTTGA
- a CDS encoding Crp/Fnr family transcriptional regulator, which produces MAAQQARSFLARQFSCEKCPLRPLKVFREFEKEELAFVSKFKKGELAVDKGATVLVEGNHSAHLYTVLSGWGFRYKLMSDGRRQILNYLMPGDLIGLQGSLMGEMQHSVEALSPMLLCVFERDQLHELYRNYPGLAYDITWIASREEQMLDENLLSVGRRTALERAAYLIAFIGSRAKTVGLNGKQTMEIPITQQHIADTLGLSLVHTNKTLRKLMDRELIIWRDGGCEILEVDGLMTLARWEGLNEVLRPLV; this is translated from the coding sequence GTGGCAGCACAGCAGGCTAGATCATTTTTGGCACGGCAATTTTCCTGCGAGAAGTGCCCGCTGCGGCCTCTCAAGGTGTTTCGCGAGTTCGAAAAAGAGGAGCTCGCCTTCGTCAGCAAGTTCAAGAAGGGCGAGCTGGCGGTAGACAAGGGCGCGACAGTTCTGGTCGAGGGGAACCACAGCGCTCACCTTTATACCGTGCTTTCGGGCTGGGGTTTTCGCTACAAGCTGATGTCGGACGGCCGCCGCCAGATTCTCAACTATCTGATGCCGGGCGACCTGATCGGTCTGCAAGGGAGCCTGATGGGAGAGATGCAGCATTCGGTCGAGGCGCTTTCACCGATGCTGCTGTGCGTGTTCGAGCGCGACCAGCTGCATGAGCTCTATCGCAACTATCCCGGCCTTGCCTACGACATAACCTGGATCGCATCGCGCGAAGAGCAGATGCTGGACGAAAACCTGCTGAGCGTCGGACGCCGCACCGCACTTGAACGCGCCGCCTACCTCATCGCCTTCATCGGCAGCCGGGCGAAGACCGTCGGCCTGAACGGCAAGCAGACGATGGAAATACCGATTACGCAGCAGCATATCGCCGACACGCTTGGCCTGTCGCTCGTCCACACCAACAAGACGCTGCGCAAGCTGATGGATCGCGAGTTGATCATCTGGCGGGACGGTGGTTGCGAAATCCTGGAGGTTGACGGCCTTATGACGCTGGCCCGGTGGGAGGGGTTGAACGAAGTGCTTCGCCCTTTGGTGTAG